A part of Desulfovibrionales bacterium genomic DNA contains:
- a CDS encoding pitrilysin family protein produces MPKKTVSSGSAFAGRIVLPNGTVVLLKEVKALPSVYMHLVIEAGSLFDPGGREGLAALTAESLLTGTRRRTAARISEEIEFTGGALVVQSRKDYTSITLNVLKKALPTGLEIMSDVLTQPAFRLKEIAKKKEEFKARIHKEEEDPGTLAQKTFLAELFNKRFYGQPLLGTEKSISGLTKNDLMGFYQERLSRSRVICAVVGQITEREFMPLWERYLGPWPETGIETPINIPSDSKGRGGRIKKIDRDLTQANIVLGHRGIPRSHSDYYAVFIMNYILGGGGFRSRLMDNIREEKGLAYSIYSAFVSGRYAGYFQAVVETRNATAGVAIDEILKEMKRIRVNGVSDEELNEARLYLTGSFPLKMDTNAKIAGLLTDMEFYNLGLDYPERYPAVIKAVTKDQVADAARKYLYPDNYTLVIVGRQKEIKWPG; encoded by the coding sequence ATGCCTAAAAAAACGGTGTCTTCCGGAAGCGCGTTTGCCGGGCGTATTGTCTTGCCGAATGGGACGGTCGTCCTGCTCAAGGAGGTTAAGGCTCTTCCCTCAGTATATATGCATCTGGTCATTGAGGCCGGTTCTCTGTTTGATCCGGGGGGCCGGGAAGGACTGGCGGCCCTCACTGCCGAGAGTCTTTTAACCGGCACCCGCCGGCGCACGGCTGCCCGGATCAGTGAAGAGATAGAGTTTACGGGAGGGGCGCTGGTAGTCCAGTCTAGAAAAGATTATACCTCTATTACCCTGAATGTCTTGAAGAAGGCCCTGCCTACCGGTCTGGAGATTATGTCCGATGTCCTTACCCAGCCGGCCTTCCGGCTAAAAGAGATAGCCAAAAAGAAGGAAGAATTCAAGGCGCGTATCCATAAGGAAGAGGAAGATCCGGGTACGCTTGCCCAAAAGACTTTTCTGGCGGAGCTGTTTAATAAGCGTTTTTATGGGCAGCCGCTGCTGGGAACAGAGAAATCCATATCCGGCCTGACCAAAAATGACCTGATGGGTTTCTACCAGGAGCGATTATCCCGTTCCAGGGTCATCTGTGCTGTGGTCGGCCAGATCACAGAAAGAGAGTTTATGCCCTTATGGGAAAGATATCTGGGGCCCTGGCCGGAGACCGGCATCGAGACTCCGATTAATATCCCCTCAGACAGCAAAGGGAGAGGCGGCCGGATAAAAAAGATCGACCGTGATCTTACCCAGGCCAATATTGTCCTTGGCCACAGAGGCATCCCGCGCAGCCACTCCGACTATTACGCCGTCTTTATCATGAACTACATCCTCGGCGGCGGCGGGTTCCGTTCCCGTCTGATGGACAATATCCGGGAAGAAAAGGGGCTGGCCTACAGCATCTATAGCGCCTTTGTTTCAGGCAGGTACGCCGGTTATTTCCAGGCCGTAGTGGAGACCAGGAATGCGACGGCCGGCGTGGCTATAGATGAAATTCTCAAGGAAATGAAACGAATCAGGGTAAATGGTGTATCTGATGAAGAACTGAACGAGGCCAGGTTGTATCTTACCGGGAGCTTTCCCTTAAAGATGGATACAAATGCCAAGATCGCCGGGCTGTTGACCGATATGGAATTCTACAATCTGGGCCTCGATTACCCGGAGCGTTATCCGGCGGTTATAAAGGCAGTAACCAAAGATCAGGTGGCGGATGCTGCCAGGAAGTATCTCTACCCTGATAATTATACCCTGGTCATTGTAGGCAGGCAAAAAGAGATAAAATGGCCGGGATAA
- a CDS encoding pitrilysin family protein — protein sequence MGLPVSETILDNGLNVLLLENHKAPVVSFQVWYRVGSRNERLGKTGISHLTEHLMFRGTKKYRPKEFSRLVKRNGGNENAFTSQDYTAYFENIAGDRLEVLLDLESDRMTNLAVDKQAFLTERDIVMEERRLRTEDDPVSSLFEEMDSVAFRTHPYMWPIIGWMGDIGQTAYEDFKDYYRLHYRPNRATVIVVGDMEKEKLLLKIKKYFGRIKPGPEPSPIVCDEPPQRGERRFCLKREAQLSYLLMSFHTPNLRHEDSFALELLALILGQGKSSRLYRRLVREKQLALDINVNYPRLAHDPNLCHIFAPIMPGKTAEAVEEEIEAALEKIKRQGVTEKELQKARNMSEAALVFHQDSFFYQGMLLGIYHTVSNWRDLYAYLPGIAKVTASDIKRVANTYFHKDKKNVGVLVPVLPGFSHASAHMRKVSGKKSSQLSAISYQSRAGE from the coding sequence ATGGGACTGCCAGTATCGGAAACTATCTTAGATAATGGGTTGAATGTCCTGCTTCTCGAAAATCATAAGGCCCCGGTAGTCAGTTTTCAGGTGTGGTACCGGGTGGGATCGCGTAATGAGCGCCTTGGTAAGACCGGAATCTCGCACCTTACCGAGCACCTTATGTTTCGCGGCACTAAAAAATACAGGCCCAAGGAGTTTTCCCGCCTGGTTAAAAGAAATGGGGGAAATGAGAACGCCTTTACCTCCCAGGACTATACGGCCTATTTTGAGAATATAGCCGGGGACCGCCTGGAAGTACTCCTTGATCTGGAATCTGATCGCATGACTAATCTGGCCGTTGATAAGCAGGCATTTCTCACGGAGCGGGATATAGTAATGGAGGAACGTCGCCTTCGTACCGAGGATGATCCGGTCTCCTCCCTCTTTGAAGAAATGGATTCTGTCGCCTTTCGCACCCACCCCTACATGTGGCCGATAATAGGCTGGATGGGGGATATCGGCCAGACCGCTTATGAAGACTTTAAGGATTATTACCGGCTGCATTACAGGCCGAACCGGGCCACGGTCATTGTCGTCGGCGACATGGAAAAAGAAAAGCTATTGTTAAAAATCAAGAAATATTTTGGCCGTATCAAACCCGGGCCGGAGCCATCGCCGATCGTATGTGATGAGCCGCCCCAGAGAGGAGAAAGAAGATTCTGCCTGAAGCGGGAGGCCCAGCTCTCTTATCTGCTTATGAGCTTCCATACCCCTAATCTCAGGCATGAAGACAGCTTTGCCCTGGAGCTTCTGGCCCTTATTCTGGGCCAGGGCAAGAGTTCGCGACTTTATCGCCGTCTGGTACGCGAGAAACAGTTGGCCCTGGACATCAATGTCAATTATCCCCGGTTAGCGCACGATCCCAATCTTTGCCACATCTTTGCGCCCATAATGCCCGGTAAGACGGCCGAGGCAGTGGAAGAGGAGATTGAAGCGGCATTGGAAAAGATAAAGAGGCAAGGCGTGACGGAAAAAGAGCTGCAAAAGGCCAGGAATATGTCCGAAGCGGCCCTTGTGTTCCATCAGGATTCATTTTTTTACCAGGGAATGTTGTTGGGCATCTATCATACGGTGAGTAACTGGCGGGATCTGTATGCCTATCTGCCGGGTATCGCAAAAGTCACTGCTTCCGATATAAAAAGGGTGGCCAATACCTATTTTCATAAGGATAAAAAGAATGTAGGGGTTTTGGTCCCGGTATTGCCGGGTTTCTCCCACGCCTCGGCGCATATGCGAAAGGTATCCGGGAAGAAAAGCTCTCAGCTTTCAGCCATCAGCTATCAGTCCCGGGCCGGAGAGTAG